Below is a genomic region from Burkholderia pseudomultivorans.
GGCCGAACTGGCGGCCCGCCTGTCGACGCCGGGCGAGCCGAGCGCCGCGGTCGCCGCGCGCGTCGCGCAGGCGCGGGCGCGCCAGCTCGCCCGGCAGGGCAAGACCAACCACATGCTGAGCGGGCGCGAGACCGACGCGCTGTGCCGGCCGACCGACGAAGGCGAACGGCTGCTGCGCGAGGCCGGCGAGCGCTTCGGCTGGTCCGCGCGCGCGTATTACCGTGTCCTGAAGGTCGCGCGGACGATCGCCGACCTGAACGGCGACCCGCTGCCGACGGCCGCGCAGATCGCGGAGGCGATCCGTTATCGGCGGGCGCTGGCGCCGCCTTGAGGCGCCACTTTGGACAAAATTCGCCTGTCAAGACTTGACTTATGCACAATTCCACGCATCCAGCCCCGAATCGAGGCGCTTCGCGCACTGTCCGAAGTCAAATTCGCATCCCTTTGTTTTTATTGAATTTTCTGGAAACCCGGACAAACGCCCAAACGGGCCGGAGGGCCGCCCGGTCTGGCTTCGCGGCCGATTCGGGCGATCTTTCCACAAAGTTATCCACATCCGCTGTGGATAGCTGAAAAACCCCCGCAAAATCCGGCGATTAGCACCGAAAGTTGCGAATGAACTTTCAGTTGTCACATTGGGTCAGAGCGCCCTCGCCGCCGCCATCAGTCGAGCTTGAACGAGCCGAAGAACTGGTCGAGCTGCTCCTGCGCGAGCGGCCCGTCGGCGATCACCACCGCCTGATAGGCATGCCGGCCGCGCGCCACGAAGCGCGCGACGATCGTCTTGCGCGCGCGATCGCCGCCGGCCGCCGCGCCGGCGACCCGCAGCTCGATCCCGTTCACCGCGCCGCCGGCGGCGAGCGGCACGGACACGGCGGCCATCTGCGGCGCGCCTTCGAGGTTGCGCGACAGCCCCGTGCGCAGGAAGTCGAGCGCGGCCCGGCGCGTGTCGTCGCGGTCGTCGGGCAGCGTCAGCGAGCCGACCGCGAACACCGCGCCGTCCACGTGCGCGGCCTGCATCCGCATCGGCATCGACGCGCCGCCGACCGTGACGGGATGGTCCTCGACGGTCGGCTTGGCGGGCAGGTCGATCGTATAGCCGGCGTCGTTGTGCAGCGTGCGCCAGTCGAATGACGGCGTGCAGGCGGCCAGCGCGACGCTTGCGCACGCGAGTGCGGCGAAGCGCCGCAGCGGGGTGAAAAAGGGACGCAACGAATCGGCGAATTCCTTCGGCATGGCGCGGGTCGGGCAGGCAAAACGCCCATTATGCGTCGAACGCGGGGAGCGGGATGCGCGGCGGCCACCGATGCACGCGCCGCATTCGCGCTAAAATAGACGCCGAATTTCGCCGTCCTTTGTATCGCTTCGCGTCATCGACCGACTCCGAGAGCCCCGCAGATGAACAACACGCCTCCCGCCCAGGGCCGCAGCCCCGTCCGCTACATCGCCGCCGCCGTCATCGTCGCGGCCATCGCCGTCGCGGGCTTTTTTGCGTTCAATGGCAAGTCCAGCGTGCCGGACGCGACGTTCACGCTGCTGTCGGGCCAGAAGGTGTCGACGGCCGGCGACCTGAAGGGCAAGGTCTACCTCGTGAATTTCTGGGCGACGAGCTGCGCGACCTGCATGCAGGAAATGCCGCAGATGGTCGAGACCTATAACCGCTTCAAGGGCCAGGGGCTGGAATTCGTCGCGGTCGCGATGAACTACGATCCGCCGATGTACGTCGCGAACTACGCGCAGACGCGCCAGCTGCCGTTCAAGGTCGCGCTCGACGACGGCAGCGTCGCCAAACAGTTCGGCAACGTGCAGCTCACGCCGACGACCTTCGTCGTCGACAAGGACGGCAAGATCCTGAAGCGCTACGTCGGCGCACCGCAGTTCGCGGAACTCGACGCGCTGCTCAAGAAGGCGCTCGGCGGCAACGCGGCCTGAGCACCCGGCCAGAACGCGCAAGACACGCGCCCGCGCCACGGACCGCACGACCGGACACCCGGTTCTGCGGTCCGTTTGCTTTTCAGCGCTCGGCATCCCCTTTCGCGGACAGCCCGTAGCGCTTCATCTTCTCGTACAGCGTGGCCTTGCCGACGTGCAGCCGATCGGCCGTCGCGGCCACCGCCCCGCCCGTCTGGTTCAGCGCCTCGGCGATCACCGCGCGCTCGAACTGCTCGATGCGCTCCTTCAGCGTCTGCTCGTTCGCGGCATCGCCGTCGGCCGCCCCTGCTTCCTGCGGCATGTCGGCGACGCCGAGCACGAAACGGTCGGCCGCGTTGCGCAGCTCGCGCACGTTGCCGGGCCAGTCGCGCTGCATCAGGCTCGCGCGCTGCCGGTCGCTCAGCACCGGCGCGGGGCGGCCATAGCGCACGGCCGCGTCGAGCATGAAGTGCTCGAACAGCGGCACGATGTCCTCGCGGCGCTCGGCGAGCGGCGGCAGCGCGATCGTCACGACGTTGAGCCGGTACAGCAGGTCGCGCCGGAACGTGCCGGCCGCGACCAGTTCGCTCATGTCGCCCTTCGCGGCCGCGACCACACGGCAGTTAACGCGGATCGGCTGGTTCGAGCCGAGCCGCTCCAGCACGCCGTCCTGCAGCACGCGCAGCAGCTTCACCTGCAGCGCGAGCGGCATGCTTTCGATTTCGTCGAGGAACAGCGTGCCGCCGGACGCGTATTCGAGCTTGCCGACGCGGCGCTTCGCGGCGCCCGTGAAAGCGCCGGGCTCGTAGCCGAACATCTCCGACTCGAACATCGGCTCGGGCAGCGCGCCGCAGTTGACCGCGATGAACGGCTTGTCGCGGCGCGGCGACAGCTCGTGCAGGCTGCGCGCGATCAGTTCCTTGCCGGCGCCGGTGTCGCCGTTGATCAGCACCGACGCGTCGGTCGGCGCGACGTTCGCGATCAGCTTGCGCACCTGCTCGATCGCCGGGCTGCGGCCGATGATGCGCGGCGCGACCACGTTCTGGCCGGCCAGCTCGCGTCGCAGCGCATGGTTCTCGAGCACCAGCTCGCGCCGCTCGAGCGCGCGCCGCACGGTCTCGATCAGCCGTTCGGCCGCGAACGGCTTCTCGATGAAGTCGTACGCGCCGTCGCGCATCGCCTGCACGGCCATCGAGATGTCGCCGTGCCCGGTGACGAGGATGACCGGCACGTCGCGCACGCGCTCGCGGCACTGCGCGAGCAGTTCGAG
It encodes:
- a CDS encoding sigma-54-dependent transcriptional regulator; this translates as MANRLQVIYIEDDALVRRASVQSLQLAGFDVAGFESAEAADKAIVADNAGVIVSDIRLPGMSGLELLAQCRERVRDVPVILVTGHGDISMAVQAMRDGAYDFIEKPFAAERLIETVRRALERRELVLENHALRRELAGQNVVAPRIIGRSPAIEQVRKLIANVAPTDASVLINGDTGAGKELIARSLHELSPRRDKPFIAVNCGALPEPMFESEMFGYEPGAFTGAAKRRVGKLEYASGGTLFLDEIESMPLALQVKLLRVLQDGVLERLGSNQPIRVNCRVVAAAKGDMSELVAAGTFRRDLLYRLNVVTIALPPLAERREDIVPLFEHFMLDAAVRYGRPAPVLSDRQRASLMQRDWPGNVRELRNAADRFVLGVADMPQEAGAADGDAANEQTLKERIEQFERAVIAEALNQTGGAVAATADRLHVGKATLYEKMKRYGLSAKGDAER
- a CDS encoding TlpA disulfide reductase family protein, which translates into the protein MNNTPPAQGRSPVRYIAAAVIVAAIAVAGFFAFNGKSSVPDATFTLLSGQKVSTAGDLKGKVYLVNFWATSCATCMQEMPQMVETYNRFKGQGLEFVAVAMNYDPPMYVANYAQTRQLPFKVALDDGSVAKQFGNVQLTPTTFVVDKDGKILKRYVGAPQFAELDALLKKALGGNAA